The sequence ACAGATAATCCTCTAACCTTAGCACTTGCTATCAAAGGTTCACTTAACGATGCTGATATTGAAAATCTCTATGGCCTCATGGAAGCTAAAGCGACATTGCATGAGAAATTCAATATAATCGTTATTTTTTATGGAACTGACGAGGTTGAATGGTCGGCTTTATTTAAACCCGATGCACTTTCCATGAACAAGGAATTGCATGATAAAGTCGATCGATACGCTGTAGTTGGTGGACCAAGCTATATGTCTTTTACAACCAAATTTTTAAGTCCATTTTTGGCTCCCAATTTTCGTTGGTTTGCGGCAGATGATGTTAACGCTGCATGGGATTTTGTTAAAAGCAAACCAATAGAGAATGAAGAATAAAATGCAAAATCCACCTTAAACCAATGCAAGCAATTGTGCATAAAGAAAATCTTTCGCCCTGCCAATTGCTTGCGAAAGACTGTCTCCTGATGCTATATAACAGGCAATAGCTGTTGACAAAGTGCAGCCGGTACCGCGCCTTAGCACCGCTAAACGCGGCTGTGAAAACGTGATAACATCTTCGTTTGTAACAAGGTAATCTCTTGCTTCCAAACCATCAAGGTGGCCACCCTTTACTAAAATTGCTTTAACGCCCCTATGCAAAAGTTGTTTTGCTTGCTTAATAGCATAGTCATCACTTGGTGCCGGCTTGTCACCTAACAAAGTTGCGAGTTCATTTATATTTGGAGTTAAAATATCGATGTAAGGCAAAAGCCTTGCGGTTATCGCCTCAACAAGGTTTTCTCTGCTTAAGGGGCCACCAGAGCTTGCAACCAAAACTGGGTCAAAAATAATTGGCGTTTTAGCTATACAAGCAAGCTGATTTTGTAAAACAACACTGTTTTCAACTGTCGCCACCATGCCAATTTTTACAGCAGCTATTGGATTAGCAATCTTTGCAGCTTCAATCTGCTGCTCCAATAGTAAAGGTTGCATTGGTTCAACAGCAATAACGCCTTGATTGGTTTGAGCTGTAACTGCCGTTATTGCCACCGATGATTTACAAAATAAATGGTTTGCTGTCTCTATATCACGGACAACCCCTGCACCGCCCGATGAATCGCTACCAGCGATAATAAGTACATTAGGAAAAGTCATGCACGCCACTTGGCTGTATGGCTTAACCACTCTTGTACCCGCGTTTCAGGTGAAGGGTTTAAAGTGATATCAGTTACCACTGCTGCACTGTCACAGCCTGCTGCAAAAACACCATTAAGCCGATCAACATTTAAACCACCAATAGCAACAAGTGGCAATTGACCTATTATTTGCCGCCATTTACCCAATTTTTCAAGACCTTGCGGTGCCCATTTCATTTTTTTCAATATAGTTGGATAAATTGGCCCCAAAGCAATATAATCGGGCTTTTGCGCAAGTGCAGTGGCAAGTTCATCCTCATCATGGGTCGATAAACCTAATTTTAAACCATGGCTGCGAATAGCATCGACATTAGCAACGCTTAAATCTTCTTGCCCTAAATGCACAAAATCGCATTGTTCTTCAATTGCTAATTGCCAATAATCATTAATAATAAGTTGGCAATCATGCTTTTGGCAAATCACCTTTGACCTTTGAATATGTCGGCGAATAACATCATCGGGTTGATTTTTCATGCGCATCTGAACCAATTTAATACCAAGCGGAACAAGGCGCTCTAACCAATCGGCACTGTCAAAAATGGGATAAAAAGGATCTAATCTCATGAAAATACCGCCTGTCCGATCACTGGTGTTGAAGGGGCTGCGAAATCACGCGGCTCTAAAAATTGTGCTTCAAAGGCTTGTTTTCCAGCTTCAATAGCAAGCTTAAACGCATAAGCCATTTTAACTGGATCACCGGCTTTAGCGACAGCCGTATTGAGCAATACCGCATCAAAGCCAAGTTCCATAACAATGGCCGCATGCGATGGCCTGCCAATGCCTGCATCAACAATCAACGGAACATCATTAAAATGTGCCCGCATAGCGCGTAAACCATCACAGTCGCGCGGTCCTTTTGCAGAACCAATGGGTGCACACCAAGGCATAAGCACCTTACAGCCAGCTTCAAGCAGCTTTTCACCAACTATGAGATCATCGGTTGTATAAGGAAAGACCTTAAAACCATCATCACTTAAAATTTGTGCGGCTTCGACAAGAGCGAAAACATTAGGCTGCAAAGTGTCTTGATTGCCGATAACTTCAAGCTTCACCCAATCTGTTTTAAACAAATCTCGTGCCATTTTTGCTGTAGTTACAGCCTCTTTTACCGAATAACAACCCGCAGTATTTGGTAAAACCTTAACACCAAGATCGCGAATTAACTGCCAAAACTGACCGCCTTGACTACCACCAGCTGTTTCTCGGCGAAGCGAAACAGTGACAATATCTGTTTGTGACTGGCGCACTGCTTCAGCCAAGATAGCAGGTGATGGATATTGTGCGCTACCCAAAAGCAAATGCGACGTTACATCTTCTCCATAAAGCGTTAACATATCAACCTCCTTGCATAGGACTTAAGACTTCAATACGGTCGTTTTCGTTAATGAGACATAAAGCACGTTCATTTGCGCTTACAAGCTCACTATTTTGGGCAGTCGCTAACCACTCGCCCTCGAAACCTTGTTCATTCAAAAGCTCTGCTAGATATTGCACTTTTGTTTCAACTCTATTGCCATTGATAAAAACCTGCATGAACTACTCCAATTAAATCAGCGACGCCTTAAAATATTTATGATAAATGTCTACCAAGCCCTATAGAGGACTTTAAATATAAAATAATCAATCAGGGCAAAGCTTATCGGTAACGCGGCGCGCCATTTCGGGTGATAATAAAAATCCGTGACGATAAAAGCCATTTATATAAAAATGGCGATTACCCTCTTGTGTCATTCGTGGAAAATTATCGGCATAGGCTGGCCGCACGCCAACTCCGGTTTCAATTATTTCCGCTTCAGCAAAGGCAGGATGCAATGTATAGGCAGCATTCAAAAGCTCCATCATTGAGCGAGCGCTGATTGGACCATCATAATCGCTTTCAATCATTGTTGCACCAATCATGAAAGTATGGTCACTACGTGGTACAATATACAGCGGAATGCGCGGATGTAATAGTCTAACGGGTCTTGTTATATGGACATCTGGGCAGCGCACTAAAAGCATCTCACCACGAACACCGCGTAAATCCTTATCGACACCTAAGCGCGCAATGCCAGTTGCATCAATAATGACATCATAATCCTCAGTTTCTTCTTCATTTTGCAAAGGAGCAATAAAGGAAGCCCCTCCTTGAATTAGTTTATCTTGCAAACCTTGCAACGCTTTACGTGGGTCTATGTCTGCTTCTTCAGCAAAAAATAAAGCTTTTTTAAACCGTCCTGCAAGATCTGGTTCAAGTTCAGCGATCATAGCTTCATCAACCAAAACATGACGGGTGGTGCGCTGTGCAAAACGATTAAGCTCGCCTTGGTCGCGTTGTGGTGCCAAGACAAGTGTACCATTATGTTGCACTAAATCAGGAAGGTTTTCAGCCCACCAACCCATTGCTTGCCGCCCTAAATCCTCAACTATTTGCTCCGCACTTTCGCGCTCGCAATAAGGTGCCAACATGCCACCGGCATACCAACTTGCCGAATGGGAGAAACTATCAAGAGGCGCAGAAACTGTGATATCAGCGCCTTTTAAGAAGAGTTGATAAGCTGCAACCAATCCGCCAACACCAGCACCTTTAATAAGCACTTTCATACTGGTTCCTTTCTATTTCTAAACCGCTTTATGCTGATATAAACACCCACCGCACAAAACACAGAGCCAGTGTTTTGATGACAAAACGAAAGATAGAAAAATAGAATTGGAAACACAAAGTTTAAAGGAGCTACTGCTCATTCTACCATCCCTCCGCCAGCATAATCTGGATCAGGTTCTATGGGTCATTGCGCCGCTTTAAATAAACCAGCAATATCTCAGCTCCTTGACAGAGCTCCCCAGGTGAAATTATTCAATATTTAAAAGATATATCAATTAACCCAACATAAAACAAGTTTTATGTTGAGCTTTCTTTTGCTGGACCAGGCAAGAATGCCATAAGGCAAAAAAACAACCAACCAAAAATCATCGTCATACCGCCAATAGGCGCTGCATAGGAAAACAAACGAATACCCCATGTTTGACGAAATAATAAATCCCCCACAAAAAGCGTGACACCAAGCACAATAAGTGCGCCACTAAGACGCGTAAACATTGATCTTTTATCAGCTAAAGCCAAAGCCACTAATAAAATACCGTGACCAAGCAAAATAGGCGCGATAGTCCCATAATTGCTTTGCGAAACATGGGAGGCCGCCGCGTAAGAAGCCATACCAGCTGCCCCAAAAACACCACCGGCAAAACAAAATATCCGGTTTGAGATACGTACCATCATAGGCATTCACCTTTTTCACAAGCTTTTATTGCCGGCCTTAAAGCCTCTTCGAAAATATCGATAATATGATCGGGAGCCGTACTTACTCTAATCAAATGATCAAGCCCAGGAACTGCCGGCTTGCGAATAAACACGCCACGATTTTGCAACTCAATCAAAAGATTATGCGCAAACACATTTCCCCTCTGGCAATCCATTGTAACGAAATTAGTCGCTGAAGCCAAAGGAATAAAGCCAAATTCCAAAGCAACAGCATGCAAACGACGACGTGAAGCAATGATATTACTAATAGCGCCATGCAAATAGACTTGATCTTCTAACGCAGCAACAGCGGCTTTTTGGGTTAAAATAGATAATGAAAAATGATCACGGATTTTGTCAAAACCACTCAATAAATGTTTATCACCGATGACATAGCCGCAACGCATTCCCGCGAGGCCATAGGCTTTTGAAAAAGTGCGGACGCGCAAAACATTAGGCCGCAATGGAAGCATAGGAGGTAACGTACCGTGAGGCGCAGTTTCCCCATATGCTTCATCAAGCACTAAAAGAATGTTTTCAGGTATTGCTGCCATAAACTGCTCTAACTCACAACTCTCATGCCATGAGCCAAGAGGATTATCGGGATTAGCAAGATAGATTATTTTTGCGTCATTTGCTTTGGCAGCCTCTAGTAGCGCATGCAAGTCAGAACGATAGTCGCGGTATGGTACACTAATAACTAAACCGCCATAAGCAGTCACATGGTAATTAAAAGTTGGGTAACCACCAAGACAGTTAATTACTTTATCACCTTTACCGACAAATTGACGAACAATAAGTCCCAACAGGGTATCCGCACCCGCATCAATTGCAATATTTTCAAGTTCAACATCATAGAAATTAGCTAATTTTTGCCGAATTTCATAATTAGTAGGATCACTATAATGCCAAATATCAGCAATCCCATTGGCAATGGCATTTAAAACAGATGGAGCCGGCCCGAATCCATTTTCATTTGCGCCAATGCGTGCCAAAAAATTATGACCACTCTGGCGTTCTAGTGTTTCAGGCCCAACAAAAGGCACAGCAAGGGGAATATTATCAATCTGCGGCAATATTTTGGGATAAGACATATTGGTAAAAACCCGTTTAAAAGAATATTGGATCAATATCATGAAAACCAATTTTTCAAAATATTATTGACTTCACGTCTCGTTGATCAAGAACAAAAGATATTTATAAATGAAAGTTTATTTGAAGCATATCGACAAAACAACAAAAACCCTCAAAACTGTAAGTGTTCTAGGCACCCAACTTAACCAACCGAGCAAAATTGTATGTGCAATTAGACCAGTGCAATAACTAACAATTAAACCAAGCCAATACCAATAGACATGAAAAAACCCGGCAGCGAAGCTACCGGGTTAATTCTAAACCAATCCTAAATTAGGATTAGAATGAACGCTGAAGGCGAACCATACCTTGGAATGCACTCTGGCCTTTCATGCTGTCACGAACGCCGAGAGAAGTTACATTGTTATTAATGTCATACATTGTTGCATAACCGTAGTTATTATCCCACTTGATGTATGTAAGTTCAGGAGTAATTGTTAAACCTGGAACGATCTGGTGAGAAATATTGGCAGTTGCGTAGAATGTACGAGCTGCTTCATAAGCAACCTGGAAGTTGAAGCTAGTTGCAGGGGTGAACTTGTATGAACCACCGCCCCAAACAGCCCAATCGCCACCCCA comes from Bartonella sp. HY038 and encodes:
- a CDS encoding STAS/SEC14 domain-containing protein; its protein translation is MVVDLTPSPIRKIKTDNPLTLALAIKGSLNDADIENLYGLMEAKATLHEKFNIIVIFYGTDEVEWSALFKPDALSMNKELHDKVDRYAVVGGPSYMSFTTKFLSPFLAPNFRWFAADDVNAAWDFVKSKPIENEE
- a CDS encoding hydroxymethylpyrimidine/phosphomethylpyrimidine kinase; translation: MTFPNVLIIAGSDSSGGAGVVRDIETANHLFCKSSVAITAVTAQTNQGVIAVEPMQPLLLEQQIEAAKIANPIAAVKIGMVATVENSVVLQNQLACIAKTPIIFDPVLVASSGGPLSRENLVEAITARLLPYIDILTPNINELATLLGDKPAPSDDYAIKQAKQLLHRGVKAILVKGGHLDGLEARDYLVTNEDVITFSQPRLAVLRRGTGCTLSTAIACYIASGDSLSQAIGRAKDFLYAQLLALV
- a CDS encoding thiamine phosphate synthase, with product MRLDPFYPIFDSADWLERLVPLGIKLVQMRMKNQPDDVIRRHIQRSKVICQKHDCQLIINDYWQLAIEEQCDFVHLGQEDLSVANVDAIRSHGLKLGLSTHDEDELATALAQKPDYIALGPIYPTILKKMKWAPQGLEKLGKWRQIIGQLPLVAIGGLNVDRLNGVFAAGCDSAAVVTDITLNPSPETRVQEWLSHTAKWRA
- a CDS encoding thiazole synthase; its protein translation is MLTLYGEDVTSHLLLGSAQYPSPAILAEAVRQSQTDIVTVSLRRETAGGSQGGQFWQLIRDLGVKVLPNTAGCYSVKEAVTTAKMARDLFKTDWVKLEVIGNQDTLQPNVFALVEAAQILSDDGFKVFPYTTDDLIVGEKLLEAGCKVLMPWCAPIGSAKGPRDCDGLRAMRAHFNDVPLIVDAGIGRPSHAAIVMELGFDAVLLNTAVAKAGDPVKMAYAFKLAIEAGKQAFEAQFLEPRDFAAPSTPVIGQAVFS
- the thiS gene encoding sulfur carrier protein ThiS — translated: MQVFINGNRVETKVQYLAELLNEQGFEGEWLATAQNSELVSANERALCLINENDRIEVLSPMQGG
- the thiO gene encoding glycine oxidase ThiO; protein product: MKVLIKGAGVGGLVAAYQLFLKGADITVSAPLDSFSHSASWYAGGMLAPYCERESAEQIVEDLGRQAMGWWAENLPDLVQHNGTLVLAPQRDQGELNRFAQRTTRHVLVDEAMIAELEPDLAGRFKKALFFAEEADIDPRKALQGLQDKLIQGGASFIAPLQNEEETEDYDVIIDATGIARLGVDKDLRGVRGEMLLVRCPDVHITRPVRLLHPRIPLYIVPRSDHTFMIGATMIESDYDGPISARSMMELLNAAYTLHPAFAEAEIIETGVGVRPAYADNFPRMTQEGNRHFYINGFYRHGFLLSPEMARRVTDKLCPD
- a CDS encoding DUF423 domain-containing protein, translating into MMVRISNRIFCFAGGVFGAAGMASYAAASHVSQSNYGTIAPILLGHGILLVALALADKRSMFTRLSGALIVLGVTLFVGDLLFRQTWGIRLFSYAAPIGGMTMIFGWLFFCLMAFLPGPAKESST
- a CDS encoding aminotransferase class I/II-fold pyridoxal phosphate-dependent enzyme, producing the protein MSYPKILPQIDNIPLAVPFVGPETLERQSGHNFLARIGANENGFGPAPSVLNAIANGIADIWHYSDPTNYEIRQKLANFYDVELENIAIDAGADTLLGLIVRQFVGKGDKVINCLGGYPTFNYHVTAYGGLVISVPYRDYRSDLHALLEAAKANDAKIIYLANPDNPLGSWHESCELEQFMAAIPENILLVLDEAYGETAPHGTLPPMLPLRPNVLRVRTFSKAYGLAGMRCGYVIGDKHLLSGFDKIRDHFSLSILTQKAAVAALEDQVYLHGAISNIIASRRRLHAVALEFGFIPLASATNFVTMDCQRGNVFAHNLLIELQNRGVFIRKPAVPGLDHLIRVSTAPDHIIDIFEEALRPAIKACEKGECL